The following proteins come from a genomic window of Musa acuminata AAA Group cultivar baxijiao chromosome BXJ1-7, Cavendish_Baxijiao_AAA, whole genome shotgun sequence:
- the LOC135678884 gene encoding pentatricopeptide repeat-containing protein At5g52850, chloroplastic-like, translated as MRCGWIEAFVVSLHPYKRNPMVALPLASSHRRWFQTFLGVSLEFHLPQLHHLNSYPSHITEDLCLSLLSLCSKPKSARQGICVHSPIIKLCFHDHLSLNNHLLCLYSKFCGVGTARKLFDELTSRDVVTWSTIISAFSRVKNHEEALGLFKCMLTRSPLTGPNEFIYSSAICCAASLRLLDLGAQIHAHVQKRGFETNAVVGSALLDVYSKCGRFQEASEIFASMDYRDVVSWTTMISALIEAKNWVGALRLYLLMIEGGTSPTEYTFAKLLRACGCFFGLRVGMMLHAHLVLWGMELNLVLKTALVDMYSKCHRMRDALKVFLQTADSDVMLWTTMISGHSQAERYLEAITMFHDMKDAGVTPNSFTYSGVLSACSSAPEPELGRQIHCRVIKAGLEDDVSVANALVDLYAKHSRDLDDTVRAFAAIVSPNIVSWTAFMAGLARHGLEQKVLLALVEMRLTGVEPNSFSLSTVLSSCNSVEALAHARKLHSYMIKTKVDASDLSAGNSLVDVYARFGRVDDAWAVAHTMMARRDVLTYTTLAKGLNQVGLHRRALDMIAYMHEEDLSIDGFSLACFLSATAGLAAMQSGKQLHGFSVKSGLLSWISVSNGLVDMYGKCGSVEEARRVFAAIEEPNVVSWNGLISGLASNSRFVEALSAFEDMRLARAQPDGITFLLVLYACSHGGLPDAGVEYFNSMQELHGVAPQQDHYVCLVDMLGRAGRLEEAACTIETMPFQPDALVYKTLLASCKQRSNMVLGECMARKALEIDPSDPAIYVLLAGIYDDAGNVEWAEQTRRMMRERAKRKSLGQSWL; from the coding sequence ATGAGATGTGGTTGGATCGAAGCTTTCGTCGTCTCTCTTCACCCTTACAAGAGAAATCCTATGGTGGCCCTTCCTTTGGCTTCCTCTCATAGAAGATGGTTCCAGACTTTTCTCGGCGTATCGCTCGAGTTTCACCTTCCGCAGCTTCACCATCTCAATTCCTATCCCTCACATATTACTGAGGATTTGTGCCTGAGTCTGCTCTCCTTGTGCTCCAAACCAAAGTCAGCAAGGCAGGGAATCTGCGTTCACAGCCCTATCATCAAGCTATGTTTCCATGATCACCTGTCGCTGAACAACCACCTCCTCTGTCTCTACTCAAAATTTTGTGGTGTCGGCACTGCGCGGAAGCTGTTCGATGAATTGACTAGCAGAGACGTCGTAACATGGAGCACCATCATCTCGGCGTTTAGTCGGGTCAAGAACCATGAGGAAGCACTTGGATTGTTCAAGTGCATGTTGACTCGCTCTCCTCTTACCGGTCCTAATGAGTTCATTTACTCCAGCGCCATCTGCTGCGCCGCCTCGCTCAGGTTACTGGACCTTGGAGCTCAAATTCATGCCCACGTTCAAAAGCGTGGATTTGAGACCAATGCTGTCGTTGGAAGCGCTCTGCTTGACGTCTACTCAAAATGCGGCAGGTTCCAAGAAGCATCTGAGATCTTTGCTTCGATGGACTACAGGGACGTCGTCTCGTGGACCACCATGATCTCGGCTCTCATCGAAGCGAAGAACTGGGTGGGAGCATTGCGGCTGTATTTGCTCATGATCGAAGGCGGAACTTCTCCTACCGAGTACACCTTCGCCAAGCTTCTCAGGGCTTGTGGGTGCTTCTTCGGCCTTCGCGTTGGTATGATGCTTCACGCTCACCTGGTCCTGTGGGGAATGGAGCTCAATCTGGTGCTGAAGACGGCGCTCGTCGACATGTATTCGAAATGCCACCGGATGAGGGATGCACTTAAAGTGTTTCTCCAGACGGCAGACTCAGATGTAATGCTGTGGACGACGATGATCTCTGGACACTCCCAAGCAGAACGCTACCTGGAGGCAATCACTATGTTCCATGACATGAAGGATGCAGGGGTGACGCCGAATTCCTTCACCTACTCCGGAGTCCTCAGTGCCTGTTCATCTGCTCCTGAGCCAGAACTGGGAAGGCAGATTCACTGTCGGGTGATCAAGGCAGGATTGGAAGATGATGTATCAGTTGCCAACGCACTGGTAGACTTGTACGCCAAACACTCCCGGGATCTAGATGACACAGTGCGCGCCTTCGCAGCCATTGTATCTCCCAACATCGTCTCGTGGACAGCTTTCATGGCCGGGCTTGCTCGACACGGACTCGAGCAGAAGGTGCTCCTGGCTTTGGTGGAAATGCGACTTACCGGAGTGGAACCGAATTCTTTCTCCCTGTCGACTGTTCTCAGCAGCTGCAACTCCGTAGAAGCTCTGGCTCATGCCCGAAAGCTCCACTCTTACATGATTAAGACCAAGGTGGACGCGTCGGATTTGTCTGCCGGGAACTCGCTGGTGGATGTCTACGCTAGATTTGGGAGGGTGGACGACGCGTGGGCCGTCGCGCACACGATGATGGCTCGCAGGGACGTGCTCACGTACACGACCTTGGCCAAGGGGTTGAATCAGGTTGGCCTTCACCGGAGGGCACTGGACATGATCGCGTACATGCACGAGGAAGACTTGAGTATCGATGGTTTCAGCCTCGCCTGCTTCCTATCCGCTACTGCGGGCTTGGCGGCAATGCAATCCGGTAAGCAGCTGCATGGCTTCTCGGTGAAGTCCGGCCTCCTGAGCTGGATCTCGGTCTCGAATGGCCTCGTCGACATGTACGGCAAATGCGGAAGCGTAGAGGAGGCTCGCAGGGTCTTCGCGGCAATCGAAGAGCCAAACGTGGTGTCATGGAACGGATTAATATCCGGCCTGGCGTCGAACAGCCGTTTCGTGGAAGCGCTGTCCGCTTTCGAGGACATGAGACTGGCAAGAGCTCAGCCCGACGGTATCACCTTCTTGCTGGTGCTGTACGCCTGCAGCCATGGCGGACTACCCGACGCCGGCGTCGAGTACTTCAACTCCATGCAGGAATTGCATGGCGTGGCACCGCAGCAAGATCACTATGTTTGCTTGGTCGACATGCTGGGGCGGGCGGGCAGGTTGGAGGAGGCGGCTTGCACCATCGAAACGATGCCGTTCCAGCCTGACGCGCTGGTGTACAAGACGTTGCTGGCTTCTTGCAAGCAGCGCAGCAACATGGTGCTTGGAGAGTGCATGGCGAGGAAGGCGCTGGAGATCGACCCATCGGATCCGGCGATCTACGTGCTGCTCGCGGGCATCTACGACGATGCAGGGAACGTGGAGTGGGCCGAGCAGACTCGCCGGATGATGAGGGAGAGGGCAAAGAGGAAGAGCCTGGGCCAGAGCTGGCTGTGA
- the LOC135678885 gene encoding protein PHOSPHATE STARVATION RESPONSE 3-like — translation MSSHSLTTAKQNNNPEGTKHFHHSSLLSVQLSNQHDCKNLLDDRLSSTSPYRAQTELLKSSSFKPGSPRSYVSHSQCSDHMFSRSSTFCTSLYSSSSAISESSRKLSSSPFLPHPPKCEKQNSAVQLSSSPLLFNGDTSARSCEDEHTDDLMKDFLNLSGDASDGSTHGEIYGNNGIALSEQIELQLLSEQLGIAITDNGESPRLDDIYETPQVSSLPLSSNHNQAVQLSEPPAKVQLHSSPSTATVSASAANKTRLRWTLELHERFVEAVNKLDGAEKATPKAVLNLMNVEGLTIYHVKSHLQKYRLTKYIPEAKEDDKKASCPEDKKAPSVSDDSDLAKRRNIQVTEALQMQIEVQKQLHEQLEVQRALQLRIEENAKYLQKILEQQQKARNPTSCTQRSISEVPLEQHSPAPDQSEVGIDCSPPNSLKHKENDSESDSKSVKDCKRIRLEVEQEILS, via the exons ATGAGCAGCCATAGTTTAACTACAGCTAAACAAAATAATAATCCTGAAGGAACCAAGCATTTCCATCATTCTTCGCTGTTATCAGTTCAGTTGAGCAACCAACATGACTGTAAAAACCTACTGGATGATAGGTTGTCCTCCACAAGCCCCTACCGTGCACAGACAGAACTGCTTAAATCATCCAGCTTCAAGCCAGGAAGTCCACGCTCTTATGTATCTCATTCTCAATGTTCAGATCATATGTTTTCTCGTTCTTCCACATTTTGTACCAGCCTTTACTCTTCATCTTCAGCCATCTCAGAGTCCTCTCGAAAGTTAAGTAGCTCACCGTTCCTTCCTCATCCTCCAAAGTGTGAGAAGCAGAATTCAGCTGTTCAATTGTCTAGCTCTCCTCTGCTGTTCAATGGAGACACAAGTGCTAGAAGTTGTGAGGATGAACACACAGATGACTTGATGAAAGATTTTCTTAATCTGTCTGGAGATGCTTCAGATGGTAGCACCCATGGAGAGATTTATGGCAATAATGGCATAGCACTTAGCGAGCAAATAGAATTGCAACTTCTTTCCGAACAACTCGGTATAGCTATCACTGACAATGGGGAAAGCCCACGTTTGGAT GACATATATGAGACACCACAGGTCTCTTCTCTTCCTTTGTCTTCTAACCACAACCAGGCTGTTCAGCTTTCAGAGCCTCCTGCTAAAGTTCAACTGCACTCATCCCCCTCCACAGCCACAGTCTCAGCTTCAGCTGCAAATAAGACAAGATTAAGATGGACCTTGGAGCTCCATGAGCGATTTGTAGAAGCTGTGAACAAACTTGATGGGGCTGAGA AGGCAACTCCAAAGGCTGTACTAAATCTTATGAATGTCGAAGGTTTGACTATTTACCACGTAAAGAGTCATTTGCAG AAATATCGACTTACTAAGTACATCCCAGAGGCGAAAGAAG ATGACAAAAAGGCTTCTTGTCCTGAAGATAAGAAGGCACCATCAGTTAGTGATGACAGTGATTTGGCCAAGAGGAG GAACATTCAAGTTACAGAGGCTCTACAGATGCAAATAGAGGTTCAAAAGCAGCTGCATGAACAACTTGAG GTGCAAAGAGCACTTCAGTTGCGCATAGAGGAAAATGCAAAGTACTTGCAAAAGATTCTGGAGCAGCAGCAAAAAGCAAGGAATCCCACATCCTGCACACAAAGGTCAATCTCGGAGGTGCCTTTAGAACAGCATAGCCCCGCCCCAGATCAATCCGAAGTGGGCATTGACTGCTCTCCACCAAACTCTCTGAAGCATAAAGAAAATGATTCAGAAAGCGATTCTAAATCTGTCAAAGATTGTAAGAGGATTAGGCTTGAAGTTGAGCAGGAAATACTTTCCTAA